ACCACCTTTCCCCCTTGTTCATTTTTGCTCGCCCAAAAACGAACCAAAAAGGGCGCAAACGAATAAAACTCGCTTGAGCGGATTGGGTTTTATACTTTGAATTCGCACCTTTTCCGCTCTGCGCTCAGACACTATTCGTTTGATCAGAGGGTGACTTGCCTTTTGTCAGATAGTGAGGATTCTTCGTCTTATAATTTAATGACTCATTATTTTATCTATCTTTTCACTGGAACTTAAATCAATAAAATACTCCATAAAACCCGCGGATGCGGGTGAATCATATAATAACCCCACGTTTTGCCGAAGGCATCCGTTGGGTAACATGGGGGGTAGTTACTCAAAAGCCACTGTCGATGCAGAAACCCAAAAATTCGTATAGTTTCTGGATATTGTAAAAAAATCACTCACCCGCTCTCTCCTTTACTCCGTCTCTCCCTCTCACCCGCCTGCGCCAAGGCATTGTTAGACAAGCCCTCACCTCCTCTTCTTTTACCAAAAATCTGAATTGAAGCTTGCCCTAAACGTACAACAGGAAAAAAAATTGCAAATATGTGGGAACATAAAATCTATATAAGAATATCCCTTTTTTATGTAATAAAAATTATTACAAATCTTGCTTTCGTGTTGAGCAAAATGAACAAAATAATACTTAAAACAAGTAAATAGTGATATGAAAAAAGGTATGTTATTGGCAGGGATAGCTTTATTGGTTTACATGAATTTGGCTATGGTTTTGGCGGGCGGGGTGTTGGCCCAGAATGCGAACAGTGTGCAGGGAGACCGGCAGGCATTGGTGGATTTGTATAACGCTACCGGCGGTGGTAATTGGGATAACAACTCAGGGTGGCTGAAAGGAAATCCCTCAAACAGCTGGTATGGTATTCAAGTGGATGGAAACGGTCGAGTGGTTCGTCTGGATCTGTTTTCAAATAATTTAAATGGAAATCTTCCGGGTAGTATTGGGAATTTAAGCAGGCTTACCTATTTAAATACGAAGCAAAATAGACTATCAGGTGAAATTCCAGAATCTATAAATAATCTTGGAAGCCTTGAATGGCTGCTTTTGTCCGGTGTCAGACAAAAGGATCCAAATTTTAGGAATGATACATATCCGGGAAAGAAAAATGAGGCAACAAATTCATTTAGTGGTTCTATCCCGTTTATAGGCAACCTGTCAAACCTTCAGGTGCTCGAGATCGCAAATCAGCCAAACTTTGAAAATACGCCTATACCGGCAGAAATTGGAAATCTTAAGAACTTATGGTTTTTATCCTTACAGAGAAATTTACATTCCGGAGGGGTTCCCAAATCTTTTGCCAATCTGACAAACTTACGTCACCTTCATTTGCACTATAATAAGATTTCGGAACCGTTGCCCGAAATTTTTGAAGGCTGGACCGATGCTCAGTATGTTAGATTTGGAAATAATCAAATACCGGGAGAAATACCATCGACTTTTGATAATATGATTAATTTGCGAGTGCTTGTACTTGGAAAAAATAATCTGACAGGAAGCATACCGCCAAAGTTTCTGGACGGAAGTCTTCCAAGGTTACATACTGTAGCACTTGAGTGGAACAATTTAACCGGGAGCATACCACCGGTAAAGACAAATCTTACTGTATTGACATTAGATGGAAATAATTTATCCGGTACAGTTCCCGATATGTCCTCTGCACGAAAACTTATTAATTTTGGGTTGGGATGGAATAATTTTGAGGGGGAGTTTCCGGATATGAGTCATGCACGACAGCTTCGATACATCCGGGCGAGGAATAATAATTTTTCGGGTCCGCTCCCTGCGCTGCATCCGAATAACAGGAGACTGGCAAACTTATGGTTTCAGAACAATAATTTTTCAGGCCCTGTAGATCCATCTATTGCAGAGGCAATTGCGAATGGCCGTGATTCATTCGGGGATTTTAACATCTCGAATAACCGGTTCTGCGAGTCGGATCTGAAGGGCTTGGTGGCGGCGGTCAACACAATGGACAATGGGGTTAGTTCACGTTACGGTGGTCAGAGTAAGCCCATTTGCGGAAATAATAGTAGTGCAAAAGCTCAGAGCTTAACAGGTGAGCTGGTGAATGGTTCAGAGTCCGGCACTTCTGCAAATGAAACAGCACCTGAAACGGATACTATACCGGTTGAAACGGGGATCAATCAAAACTATCCAAACCCATTCAATCCCACCACACAAATTGAGTATACGCTCTCGGATGTTCAGACCGTATCCCTGAAAGTTTACGATATGGCCGGGAGGCAGGTTGCAGTTCTTGCAAATGGTGTTAAACAGGCAGGCCGTCATACCGCAACATTCGATGCCGGAACCCTGGCCAGCGGGGTCTATTTTTACAGGTTTATCACAAACTCTCAGGTTTACACTAAAAAAATGACGTTGTTGAAGTGAGTTGAGTGTTATGGATATCGTTTTAACCGAGCCCGGTTGAGTATTTCGCGGTGCGGGATCAGAAATGCACTGGCTGCACGGAATGTGGAGTATTCACTGCGTGAATGTTGAGTGTTCGCCCCGATGGGTCGGGACCAGAAATACGCTGGCTGGGCGAACGTTGAGGGGGTTAGTTGGCAATACCCCAATAATCGTTTGATTATTGGGGTATTTTTGTTGGCTGTGTAGATTGATCATCAGCGGATAGAATTGATCCCACCTCGAGAGGCTGTTAGAATTTACAATCTCATTCGTTGGCATTATTTACTTTTTAAGGTGTCAAAGCTTGTATTGAAGCTCCCCTCCCTATCAAGTCCCGTCAGGGCGCGATAGGGAGGGGCCGGGGGTGGGTCAGAAAGTCTGGGAGCTGTGAGAATGGCAGAAATCTTACTTTATTTAAGTGCATTTTCTTTGGAAAACAATTTTCTCACAGCTTCTCGAGGAGGGTGCCTGTCCTGTGCTTTTCAGGACTGGCGGGAGGTGTTCGTTAGGCTCAAAACTCTTAGCACGCGGTGCAAATATAGATCTTGTTCAATCCCTAAGTATATTGCGCCGCGCTAATGAACAAATTTGAGCCTGTCATGTCGACCGAAACACCGGTGCTTTTCCGGTGTGGAGTGGAGAGATCTCCCCGTTTCTGGAACTGATTTATTTGATGTATAGGAAAAGCTCTTTTTAATATTGAGCTCTTCTTCTTAGCAGAGGGATAAAAGCTTAAACTGTTTCTGAGCCGTGCAACACCTTTCCCCTTCTTCATTTTTGCTCACCCTTCCAAAGGGATCCCTTACGGGGAAAAACGAACCTCCCCAAGGTATCCCTGCGGGGAAAAAGGACGCAAACGATCAGAACTTGCTTGAGCGGATTGGGTTATATACGTTGAATTCGCGCCTTTTCCGCTCTGCGCTCAAAAACTAATCGTTTAATCGGTTGCTTTTTTAGTTGTTGATAGTTGGTGAAAATGATTCCATACAAACCCGCGGATGCGGGTGGATTAAATAGTAACACCACGTTTTAACGTGGGGTCGAAGGCGTTGCATAAGAAATAACCATCGGGCGAAATTTTGTGAAAGATTCGAAATAAAATCCGATGGTCGCCTACAAAATCCAGATCAACGATTACCCTTTTAAAGATCGTTTTTAGCAAAAGGAGATGTCTCCCCGTTTCTGGAACTGATTTATTTAATGTATAGAAACAGCTCTTTTTAATACCGAGCTCTTCCTGATCATATATGCATTGACGCGGTTCTTTAAATCGGGTTGGTTAATACGTGCTTAAATTGTAATTTCGTCACTCACATATCTCCTGCGTATTTATGAGTTGCATTTTATATTTCGGGGAGCCTTTATTTGCAGAAGTTTGACTCTCAATGTACTACATCTCTGTAATCCTCTTCTTTGTTTTTAAAATTCGCCCAAAAAAAGAGCACATCAGAAGACTGGGAAACTCACTCTCTAAAAGAGGTTACATGTCGCTCTATGAGCATATGATACATTTGTACGATAAAGATATAGACCTATACTCACAAAAGAGTTGTCTAACAGCTAAATTTACTGGAACAGGTTACGGTGGAATAAATATGAACTCCTATCGAATATTGGAATTCAAAGAGAACACTCTATTTGAGAAAATATATTTTAAAAGCTGGGTGGATGACATTATTATTTTTACAAAAGAGGTACTTCCGGAAGTGCTTACGCAGGGAATTAATACTCCAAAATTAATTGAATCAAAAGAAGGAGAAAATTTCTTTATCACCTACTTTGAATATTTAGAATTAGAACCCTTAAACCATACAAATTTTCTGAATGAAGCAACAGATATCGCAGCTTCTATCGCCAATGTAAAGCTGGATCCGGCCATTGAATTTCCAG
The nucleotide sequence above comes from Rhodohalobacter sp. SW132. Encoded proteins:
- a CDS encoding T9SS type A sorting domain-containing protein, encoding MKKGMLLAGIALLVYMNLAMVLAGGVLAQNANSVQGDRQALVDLYNATGGGNWDNNSGWLKGNPSNSWYGIQVDGNGRVVRLDLFSNNLNGNLPGSIGNLSRLTYLNTKQNRLSGEIPESINNLGSLEWLLLSGVRQKDPNFRNDTYPGKKNEATNSFSGSIPFIGNLSNLQVLEIANQPNFENTPIPAEIGNLKNLWFLSLQRNLHSGGVPKSFANLTNLRHLHLHYNKISEPLPEIFEGWTDAQYVRFGNNQIPGEIPSTFDNMINLRVLVLGKNNLTGSIPPKFLDGSLPRLHTVALEWNNLTGSIPPVKTNLTVLTLDGNNLSGTVPDMSSARKLINFGLGWNNFEGEFPDMSHARQLRYIRARNNNFSGPLPALHPNNRRLANLWFQNNNFSGPVDPSIAEAIANGRDSFGDFNISNNRFCESDLKGLVAAVNTMDNGVSSRYGGQSKPICGNNSSAKAQSLTGELVNGSESGTSANETAPETDTIPVETGINQNYPNPFNPTTQIEYTLSDVQTVSLKVYDMAGRQVAVLANGVKQAGRHTATFDAGTLASGVYFYRFITNSQVYTKKMTLLK